Proteins from a genomic interval of Youhaiella tibetensis:
- the ehuC gene encoding ectoine/hydroxyectoine ABC transporter permease subunit EhuC, with product MHWTQYLPPLIEGAWVTVQLTIYSTVLGAVLAFAFGIGKLSSNWAIKAVSVAYIEVFRGTSLLVQLFWLYFALPLAGMAIGVDLRLPPVVAGVLALGLNIGAYGAEVVRGAIQSVHQDQLEAARALNFTPRQTLWNVTIPQAVPEMMPSFGNLAVQNLKDTALVSLISLGDLTFRAEQIRNFTQDSTTIYSMLLVTYFGMALVLTGLMRALEAYVSRWRTARS from the coding sequence ATGCATTGGACTCAATATTTGCCACCCCTCATCGAGGGCGCGTGGGTAACCGTACAGCTCACCATCTACTCCACCGTCCTGGGGGCGGTGCTGGCGTTTGCGTTCGGCATCGGCAAGTTGTCCTCAAACTGGGCCATCAAGGCCGTTTCGGTCGCCTATATCGAGGTGTTCCGCGGAACGTCCCTGTTGGTGCAGTTGTTCTGGCTCTACTTCGCCCTGCCTCTGGCCGGCATGGCCATCGGGGTGGATCTGCGCCTGCCGCCGGTCGTTGCCGGCGTCCTCGCCCTGGGTCTGAACATCGGGGCTTACGGCGCCGAGGTCGTGCGGGGCGCCATCCAGTCGGTGCACCAGGACCAGCTCGAGGCCGCCCGGGCCCTCAACTTCACCCCGCGCCAGACCCTCTGGAACGTCACCATTCCCCAGGCCGTGCCCGAGATGATGCCATCCTTCGGCAACCTGGCGGTCCAGAACCTCAAGGATACGGCGCTGGTTTCCCTGATCAGCCTGGGTGATCTCACCTTCCGGGCCGAGCAGATCCGCAATTTCACCCAGGACAGCACCACCATCTACTCGATGCTGCTGGTGACCTATTTCGGCATGGCGCTGGTGCTGACCGGCCTCATGCGCGCGCTCGAAGCCTATGTGAGCCGCTGGCGCACCGCGAGGAGCTGA
- a CDS encoding osmoprotectant NAGGN system M42 family peptidase — MIDQDYLLDRLLKLVNTPSPVGMTGRAVALVDGWLRELGYEPRYTRRGVLFVEVGEGAPRRALAAHLDTLGAMVTELKPNGRLALRNTGTWAARFAEGARVTVFSDQREHRGTILPLKASGHRFNTEVDTQAADWDNLEIRVDAMLADRPALVAAGFNVGDMVAVDAQPEVVDGFIVSRHLDDKAGCATLLAVLKAVAEGAIKVAVPFQAMFTIAEEIGIGGTHGFDPQVEELLAIDNAVTAPNQASRDDAVTIAMRDRQGPFDARMTRQMLEICARKGITHVRDTFRHYRSDSAAAVEAGWDIRVGLICFSLDSSHGWERTHMASLTALGETLAGYLELPMAD; from the coding sequence ATGATCGACCAGGACTACCTCCTCGACCGCCTGCTGAAGCTGGTGAACACGCCGAGCCCTGTCGGCATGACCGGGCGTGCCGTGGCGCTGGTCGATGGCTGGCTGCGGGAGCTGGGCTACGAGCCAAGGTACACCCGGCGCGGCGTGCTCTTTGTCGAGGTCGGGGAGGGGGCGCCCCGGCGCGCTCTCGCCGCTCATCTCGACACGCTCGGAGCCATGGTCACCGAGCTCAAGCCCAATGGCCGACTGGCGCTGCGGAATACCGGCACCTGGGCTGCCCGCTTCGCCGAGGGCGCCCGCGTCACCGTCTTCTCCGACCAGCGCGAGCATCGTGGCACCATCCTGCCGCTAAAGGCCTCGGGGCACCGCTTCAACACCGAAGTCGATACGCAGGCCGCCGACTGGGACAACCTCGAAATCCGCGTCGACGCCATGCTGGCCGACCGCCCGGCTCTGGTGGCGGCCGGCTTCAATGTCGGGGACATGGTGGCCGTGGACGCCCAGCCCGAAGTGGTGGACGGCTTCATCGTCTCGCGGCACCTCGATGACAAGGCCGGCTGCGCCACGCTGCTCGCCGTTCTCAAGGCCGTAGCCGAGGGCGCCATCAAGGTCGCCGTGCCCTTCCAGGCCATGTTCACCATCGCCGAGGAGATCGGCATCGGCGGCACTCACGGTTTCGACCCGCAGGTCGAGGAACTGCTCGCCATCGATAATGCCGTGACGGCCCCCAACCAGGCCTCGCGCGACGATGCGGTGACCATTGCCATGCGCGACCGCCAGGGGCCCTTCGATGCCCGCATGACGCGCCAGATGCTCGAAATCTGCGCGCGCAAGGGCATCACCCATGTCAGGGACACGTTCCGCCACTACCGCTCCGACAGCGCAGCCGCAGTCGAGGCGGGCTGGGACATAAGGGTTGGGCTCATCTGCTTTTCGCTCGATAGCTCCCACGGTTGGGAGCGCACCCACATGGCCTCGCTCACCGCGCTCGGGGAAACCCTGGCCGGATACCTCGAACTGCCCATGGCCGATTGA
- the ehuA gene encoding ectoine/hydroxyectoine ABC transporter ATP-binding protein EhuA — translation MTEEPIIKFDKVVKRFGDLTVLNKLDFEVKKGEKVTIIGPSGSGKSTVLRILMTLEGIDGGVVTVGGEPLWHERAPDGSLVPASEAHLHKMRSQLGMVFQQFNLFPHMTVLRNITEAPVKVLGLSRKEARERGEELLELVGLADQAQKYPHQLSGGQQQRVGIARALAMRPNILLFDEPTSALDPELVGEVLNVIGKLAEEHDLTMLLVTHEMRFAREISDRVCFFDRGRIREEGSPEELFTDPTEDRTREFLQAVLD, via the coding sequence ATGACCGAAGAACCGATCATCAAATTCGACAAGGTCGTCAAACGCTTCGGCGACCTGACCGTGCTCAACAAGCTCGATTTCGAGGTAAAGAAGGGCGAGAAGGTCACCATCATCGGCCCCTCGGGTTCGGGCAAGTCGACCGTGCTGCGCATCCTGATGACCCTCGAGGGCATCGATGGCGGCGTCGTCACCGTCGGCGGGGAGCCACTCTGGCACGAGCGTGCGCCCGATGGCAGCCTCGTCCCGGCCAGCGAGGCGCACCTGCACAAGATGCGCTCGCAACTGGGCATGGTCTTCCAGCAGTTCAATCTCTTCCCGCACATGACCGTGCTGCGCAACATCACCGAGGCGCCGGTCAAGGTCCTCGGATTGTCCCGCAAGGAAGCGCGCGAGCGCGGCGAGGAACTCCTCGAACTGGTCGGCCTCGCCGACCAGGCTCAGAAATACCCGCACCAGCTTTCCGGCGGCCAGCAGCAGCGCGTCGGCATCGCCAGGGCCCTGGCCATGCGCCCCAACATCCTCCTTTTCGACGAGCCGACGTCCGCGCTCGATCCGGAGCTGGTCGGCGAAGTGCTCAATGTCATCGGCAAGCTTGCCGAGGAGCACGACCTGACCATGCTTCTGGTCACTCACGAAATGCGCTTCGCCCGGGAAATCTCCGATCGCGTCTGCTTCTTCGATCGCGGCCGCATTCGTGAGGAAGGCTCCCCCGAGGAACTCTTCACTGACCCCACCGAGGATCGCACCCGAGAGTTCCTTCAGGCCGTACTGGACTAG
- the ectA gene encoding diaminobutyrate acetyltransferase, producing the protein MIYGNSVLFDASALMRQPAANPRTTIRRPTSADGEKVWSLVGATGSLDDNSLYCNLLQATHFASTCAIAEQNGQVVGWVSGYILPEQPDTYFVWQVCVGEAARGRGLGRRLIGDVLTRPECRAVTTLQCTITHDNEPSWGLFRAIAGKLDAQLRQLELFEKDTHFGGRHESEYVVSIGPFSPAQATALTRA; encoded by the coding sequence ATGATCTATGGCAATTCAGTGTTGTTCGACGCCTCTGCCCTTATGCGGCAGCCGGCAGCGAACCCGAGAACGACCATACGCAGGCCGACAAGTGCGGATGGCGAGAAGGTATGGTCGCTCGTCGGAGCGACCGGTTCGCTCGATGACAATTCGCTCTACTGCAACCTGCTGCAGGCCACCCACTTTGCCTCGACCTGCGCCATTGCGGAGCAGAACGGCCAGGTGGTTGGCTGGGTCTCGGGCTACATCCTGCCCGAGCAGCCCGACACCTACTTCGTCTGGCAGGTGTGCGTGGGCGAGGCGGCACGGGGCAGGGGCCTTGGTCGTCGCCTCATCGGCGACGTGCTGACCCGGCCCGAATGCCGCGCCGTCACCACGCTCCAGTGCACCATCACTCACGACAACGAGCCCAGCTGGGGCCTGTTCCGAGCCATCGCTGGCAAGCTCGACGCGCAGTTGCGCCAGCTCGAGCTGTTCGAAAAGGACACCCATTTCGGCGGCCGGCACGAAAGCGAATACGTCGTCAGCATCGGTCCCTTCAGCCCGGCGCAGGCGACGGCCCTTACGCGCGCCTGA
- the ehuD gene encoding ectoine/hydroxyectoine ABC transporter permease subunit EhuD has product MLFGYEWDLSSPLAFAISILPILLTGMVVTIQATVLGFFVALVLGLVWAVLKAAPSRFIAWPARVVTEFIRDTPLLVQLFFLYYVLPEYGIVLPAFLTGALALGIQYSAYTSEVYRAGLEAVGADQREAARALNFSAVHTFTHVVVPQAIPRIVPAMGNYLVSIMKDVPVLSVVTVLEMLNVAKIVGDRTFDYLVPLSLVGALYLIMTLLASGGVRLLDTWLPKQGIPLK; this is encoded by the coding sequence ATGCTTTTTGGATATGAATGGGACCTTTCCAGTCCACTCGCTTTTGCTATTTCCATCCTGCCCATTCTGCTCACGGGCATGGTGGTCACCATCCAGGCGACCGTGCTCGGCTTTTTCGTCGCGCTGGTTCTGGGGCTGGTCTGGGCCGTGCTCAAGGCCGCGCCTTCGCGCTTCATCGCCTGGCCGGCGCGGGTCGTCACCGAGTTCATTCGCGATACGCCGCTGCTCGTGCAGCTCTTCTTTCTCTATTACGTGCTGCCCGAATACGGCATCGTGCTGCCCGCCTTCCTCACCGGCGCGCTGGCGCTGGGCATCCAGTACAGCGCCTATACGTCCGAGGTGTACCGCGCCGGACTCGAAGCGGTCGGCGCCGACCAGCGCGAAGCGGCGCGCGCGCTCAATTTCTCGGCCGTGCATACCTTCACCCACGTCGTGGTCCCGCAGGCCATTCCGCGCATCGTCCCGGCCATGGGCAACTACCTGGTCTCCATCATGAAGGACGTGCCGGTGCTGTCCGTGGTGACCGTGCTCGAAATGCTCAACGTCGCCAAGATCGTGGGCGACCGCACGTTCGATTACCTGGTGCCGCTTTCCTTGGTCGGCGCCCTCTACCTCATCATGACTCTGCTGGCCTCGGGGGGCGTGCGCCTGCTCGACACCTGGCTGCCCAAACAGGGGATACCCTTGAAATGA
- the ectB gene encoding diaminobutyrate--2-oxoglutarate transaminase, whose product MATTATITPINTFERVESRVRSYSRSFPKVFDRALGATIYDTNGRGFIDFLSGCSSLNYGHNDPDLKSALIDYIANDGIAHGLDMFTDAKENFLATFERLILRPRGMSHQLQFTGPTGANAVEAAMKLARKVTGRTNVIAFTNGFHGVTLGALAATGNGKHRGGAAMPLSGVTRAAYDGYHGPDINTAGLLDRELSDPSSGIDAPAAIIVETVQGEGGLNAASPEWLRQIQAIAAKHGALFIIDDIQAGCGRTGGFFSFDGMGLSPDIVTMAKSLSGMGLPLAMTLIKPQYDIWKPAEHNGTFRGNNHAFVTAAAALEKFWDDDRFASEVNEKARYLGDRLGAIADQHGLSVKGRGMMVGIDAGSGESAAAICKACFAKGLIIETSGSFDEVVKVLCPLTISLEQLTAGIDIMESAFDAVLGSRRAAAE is encoded by the coding sequence ATGGCCACCACGGCAACCATCACGCCCATCAACACCTTCGAGCGCGTCGAAAGCCGTGTGCGGTCCTATTCGCGCAGCTTTCCCAAAGTGTTCGACCGGGCGCTGGGCGCAACCATCTACGACACCAACGGGCGGGGCTTCATCGATTTCCTCTCCGGTTGCTCCTCGCTCAACTACGGCCACAACGATCCGGACCTCAAGTCGGCACTGATCGACTACATCGCCAATGACGGGATTGCCCACGGCCTCGACATGTTCACCGACGCCAAGGAGAATTTCCTGGCGACCTTCGAGCGGCTGATCCTGCGCCCGCGCGGCATGTCCCATCAGCTCCAGTTCACCGGTCCCACCGGCGCCAACGCCGTGGAAGCGGCCATGAAGCTTGCCCGCAAGGTCACGGGGCGCACCAACGTCATCGCCTTCACCAATGGCTTTCATGGCGTGACCCTCGGCGCGCTCGCTGCGACCGGCAACGGCAAGCACCGCGGCGGCGCCGCGATGCCGCTTTCCGGGGTGACCCGCGCCGCCTATGACGGCTACCACGGCCCCGACATCAACACCGCCGGCCTGCTGGACCGCGAGCTCAGCGATCCCTCGAGCGGCATCGATGCGCCTGCCGCCATCATCGTGGAAACGGTGCAGGGCGAAGGCGGTCTCAATGCCGCCTCGCCCGAATGGCTGCGCCAGATCCAGGCCATCGCCGCCAAGCATGGCGCCCTCTTCATCATCGATGACATCCAGGCCGGGTGCGGCCGCACGGGCGGGTTCTTCTCGTTCGATGGCATGGGCCTTTCGCCCGACATCGTCACCATGGCCAAGTCGCTCTCGGGCATGGGCCTGCCGCTCGCCATGACGCTGATCAAGCCCCAGTACGACATCTGGAAACCGGCCGAACACAACGGCACGTTCCGTGGCAACAACCACGCCTTCGTCACCGCCGCCGCCGCGCTTGAGAAGTTCTGGGACGATGATCGCTTCGCGTCCGAAGTGAACGAAAAGGCCCGCTATCTCGGGGATCGCCTCGGCGCCATTGCCGACCAGCACGGTCTTTCCGTCAAGGGGCGCGGCATGATGGTGGGCATCGATGCCGGCTCGGGCGAGAGCGCCGCCGCCATCTGCAAGGCCTGCTTCGCCAAGGGCCTGATCATCGAGACCTCGGGCAGCTTTGACGAAGTCGTCAAGGTGCTCTGCCCCCTCACCATTTCCCTCGAACAGCTCACCGCCGGCATCGACATCATGGAAAGCGCCTTCGACGCTGTCCTGGGGTCCCGCCGCGCGGCTGCCGAATAA
- a CDS encoding FadR/GntR family transcriptional regulator: MSETDPIAPSSPSGQPRRKRTDEIVDAIKRMIVEHGLGPGDRLPQERDLIVQFSASKGTVREALKALEVQGLISVRTGPGGGAFIERMSEGRAMSLLSNFLFAKNLSIANIYEMRKVLEPQLAASATPHIDEAGLQRLEAIIRIYDHEPVDAAERWNQRMAELDFHGVVAEYSDNPILAFTCRFLQRLLKDLTIAQDIYVQPEPVSRQSGIQHQRDLIAVMRRRDPAAAAAILAQHMSEAEQHMLGLEARLEDRFLEEVSPTRTRKRRSA, encoded by the coding sequence ATGAGCGAGACCGACCCCATCGCCCCCTCCAGCCCTTCGGGCCAGCCGCGCCGCAAGCGCACCGACGAGATCGTGGACGCCATCAAGCGCATGATCGTCGAGCACGGCTTGGGGCCCGGCGACCGCTTGCCCCAGGAGCGCGACCTGATCGTCCAGTTCTCCGCCAGCAAGGGTACGGTGCGCGAGGCGCTCAAGGCGCTCGAAGTTCAGGGTCTGATTTCGGTGCGGACCGGGCCGGGCGGCGGCGCATTCATCGAGCGCATGTCGGAGGGGCGGGCCATGAGCCTGCTCTCCAATTTCCTCTTCGCCAAGAATCTCTCCATCGCCAACATCTACGAGATGCGCAAGGTCCTCGAGCCGCAGCTCGCGGCCAGCGCCACGCCCCATATCGACGAGGCCGGCCTCCAGCGCCTCGAAGCCATCATCCGCATCTACGACCACGAACCGGTCGATGCCGCCGAGCGCTGGAACCAGCGCATGGCCGAACTCGATTTCCATGGCGTGGTCGCCGAATATTCCGACAATCCCATCCTCGCCTTCACCTGCCGCTTCCTGCAGCGCCTGCTCAAGGACCTCACCATCGCGCAGGACATCTACGTCCAGCCGGAGCCGGTCTCCCGTCAAAGCGGCATCCAGCACCAGCGCGACCTCATCGCGGTCATGCGTCGGCGCGATCCGGCGGCCGCCGCCGCCATCCTTGCCCAGCACATGAGCGAGGCCGAGCAGCACATGCTCGGGCTCGAGGCCAGGCTCGAGGACCGCTTCCTCGAGGAAGTGTCCCCCACGCGAACCAGGAAGCGCCGTTCCGCATGA
- the thpD gene encoding ectoine hydroxylase produces MTQSAFDTANHDDYPTRLAAEKWQERKDPVVWGQWTPEAPLTRAQTESFEKNGYLILRDVFTPGEVAALQKESALLRSGDTGIAEDNVITEPGSNEIRTVFRLDEQNALFDRLARDRRIAGAVSFLLDDDVYLHQSRLNYKPGFTGKEFYWHSDFETWHAEDGMPRMRAISASILLTDNDALNGPLMLMPGTHRNFIACAGETPEDNHKTSLKKQEVGVPSHDALTRMAKEHGIDYASGSAGTVVLFDCNTMHGSNGNITPFPRSNAFFVYNAWSNRVVEPFAAKAPRPAFLSSRDPKGPIAIEAGTIG; encoded by the coding sequence ATGACCCAGTCAGCTTTCGACACCGCCAATCATGATGATTATCCCACCCGCCTGGCCGCCGAGAAGTGGCAGGAGCGCAAGGACCCCGTGGTCTGGGGGCAGTGGACCCCGGAGGCGCCGCTGACGCGCGCCCAGACCGAGAGCTTCGAGAAGAACGGCTACCTGATCCTGCGCGACGTCTTCACCCCCGGCGAGGTCGCTGCGCTTCAGAAGGAGTCCGCCCTCCTGCGTTCGGGCGATACCGGGATCGCCGAGGACAATGTCATCACCGAGCCCGGCTCGAACGAGATCCGCACCGTCTTCCGGCTCGATGAGCAGAACGCCCTCTTCGACCGCCTGGCGCGCGATCGGCGCATCGCCGGCGCCGTGAGCTTCCTGCTCGATGACGACGTGTATCTCCATCAGTCCCGGCTCAACTACAAGCCCGGCTTCACCGGCAAGGAGTTCTACTGGCACTCCGACTTCGAGACCTGGCACGCCGAGGACGGCATGCCACGCATGCGCGCCATCTCGGCCTCGATCCTGCTCACGGACAATGACGCCCTCAACGGCCCGCTGATGCTGATGCCCGGCACGCACCGGAACTTCATCGCCTGCGCCGGTGAAACGCCCGAGGACAACCACAAAACCTCGCTCAAGAAGCAGGAGGTCGGCGTGCCGTCCCATGACGCCCTCACGCGCATGGCCAAGGAGCATGGCATCGACTACGCCTCGGGTTCGGCCGGGACCGTCGTGCTTTTTGACTGCAACACCATGCATGGCTCGAACGGCAACATCACGCCATTCCCGCGCTCGAACGCCTTCTTCGTCTACAACGCCTGGTCCAACCGGGTGGTGGAACCGTTCGCCGCCAAGGCGCCGCGACCCGCTTTCCTGAGCTCGCGTGATCCCAAGGGCCCGATCGCCATCGAGGCCGGCACGATCGGCTGA
- a CDS encoding aspartate kinase, producing the protein MTMESPLHTVEKIGGTSMSRTEELLDTVLIGGRKGADLYQRIFVVSAYAGMTDDLLEHKKSGKPGVYALFSSAEGGWVWGDALTAVADKMYAHNERIFADESARQTANRFARERVEGVRSCLIDLSRLCSFGHFQLEQHLLTVREMLASLGEAHSAFNTALLLNLHGVRARMIDLTGWRDEARYTLDEAIERGLADVDLATELPIVTGYAQCSESLMGTYDRGYSEVTLSRLTVLTRAREAIIHKEFHLSSADPRLVAPEAVRVIGETNYDVADQLSNMGMEAIHPRAAKSLRQAGIPLRVKNAFEPEHPGTVIRSDLPAQSAQVEIVTGLKNVYAFEFYDQDMVGVKGYDSEILEALKRHKVWIIAKTSNANTITHYLKGSMKAIKRVENDLSKAFPAADITLRKIALVSAIGRDLGSTRVLTQAIRALSDAGIEPLGVHDLLRKVDLQVVVEPDQFEATIAALHKGLIEDWTAAPQARLHAAA; encoded by the coding sequence ATGACCATGGAAAGCCCGCTCCATACCGTCGAGAAGATCGGCGGCACTTCGATGTCCCGCACCGAGGAACTGCTCGACACCGTGCTCATCGGCGGCCGCAAGGGCGCCGATCTCTATCAGCGCATCTTCGTGGTTTCGGCCTATGCCGGAATGACCGACGACCTGCTTGAGCACAAGAAATCGGGGAAGCCCGGTGTCTACGCCCTGTTCTCCAGCGCCGAAGGCGGCTGGGTCTGGGGCGATGCGCTGACCGCCGTCGCCGACAAGATGTACGCCCACAACGAGCGCATCTTTGCCGACGAAAGCGCCCGCCAGACCGCCAATCGCTTTGCGCGCGAGCGCGTGGAAGGGGTGCGCTCCTGCCTGATCGACCTGTCGCGCCTGTGCTCCTTCGGGCACTTCCAGCTCGAGCAGCACCTGCTCACGGTGCGCGAAATGCTGGCTTCGCTGGGTGAAGCGCACTCGGCTTTCAACACGGCCCTGCTGCTTAACCTTCACGGCGTGCGCGCGCGCATGATCGACCTTACCGGCTGGCGCGACGAGGCCCGCTACACCCTTGATGAAGCCATCGAGCGCGGCCTGGCCGATGTCGATCTGGCCACCGAACTGCCCATCGTCACCGGCTACGCGCAATGCAGCGAGTCCCTGATGGGCACCTATGACCGCGGCTATTCCGAAGTCACGCTGTCCCGCCTGACGGTGCTGACCAGGGCGCGCGAGGCCATCATCCACAAGGAGTTCCACCTCTCGAGCGCCGATCCGCGCCTCGTGGCTCCCGAGGCGGTGCGCGTCATCGGCGAGACCAACTACGACGTGGCCGACCAGCTCTCCAACATGGGGATGGAAGCCATCCACCCCCGCGCCGCCAAGAGCCTGCGCCAGGCCGGTATCCCGCTGCGGGTCAAGAACGCCTTCGAGCCCGAACACCCGGGCACCGTCATCCGCTCGGACCTGCCCGCCCAGTCCGCGCAGGTGGAAATCGTCACCGGCCTCAAGAACGTCTACGCCTTCGAGTTCTACGACCAGGACATGGTCGGGGTGAAAGGCTACGACTCCGAAATCCTCGAGGCACTCAAGCGCCACAAGGTCTGGATCATCGCCAAGACCTCCAACGCCAACACCATCACCCACTACCTCAAGGGGTCGATGAAGGCGATCAAGCGCGTCGAGAACGACCTGTCCAAGGCCTTCCCGGCCGCCGACATCACACTGCGCAAGATCGCGCTGGTCTCGGCCATCGGCCGCGATCTGGGGTCCACGCGCGTCCTCACCCAGGCCATCCGCGCGCTGTCGGACGCGGGCATCGAGCCTCTCGGTGTCCACGACCTGCTGCGCAAGGTCGACCTGCAGGTCGTCGTCGAGCCCGATCAGTTCGAAGCCACCATCGCCGCCCTGCACAAGGGCCTCATCGAAGACTGGACCGCCGCGCCCCAGGCACGGTTGCACGCGGCAGCCTGA
- a CDS encoding ectoine synthase, with amino-acid sequence MIVRELESARMGDRLVKAEGWDSTRLLLAGDDMGFSFHITRIHAGTSHVFHYKHHFESVYCISGEGSIEELDTGVVHQIRPGVMYALNLNDRHRLSATSEMVMACCFNPPVTGQEVHREDGSYAPMPADA; translated from the coding sequence ATGATCGTACGCGAACTCGAGTCCGCCCGCATGGGCGATCGCCTCGTCAAGGCCGAAGGCTGGGACAGCACGCGCCTGCTTCTGGCCGGAGACGACATGGGCTTCAGCTTCCACATCACCCGCATCCACGCGGGCACCAGCCACGTCTTCCACTACAAGCATCACTTCGAGAGCGTCTATTGCATCTCCGGTGAAGGCTCGATCGAGGAACTCGATACCGGCGTCGTCCACCAGATCCGTCCGGGCGTGATGTATGCGCTCAATCTCAACGACAGGCATCGCCTCTCGGCCACCAGCGAGATGGTGATGGCGTGCTGCTTCAATCCGCCGGTCACCGGCCAGGAAGTGCATCGCGAGGACGGCTCCTACGCCCCGATGCCCGCAGACGCCTGA
- a CDS encoding MarR family winged helix-turn-helix transcriptional regulator, with protein sequence MRKILRATESNSKQLMRETGLTPSQLIFMQILEGGQEVTAGQVASRMGITQATTTALLQKLESAGMIQRRRGERDRRQVFLSLTESGKKALAIAPDGVHARFQEKFSSLKDWEQIMLVAALERVADMLDMSELDAAAVIDHVAELAGDAPYEPS encoded by the coding sequence ATGCGCAAGATTCTGCGCGCGACCGAGTCGAACTCCAAGCAATTGATGCGCGAAACGGGACTGACACCCTCCCAGCTCATCTTCATGCAGATTCTCGAGGGCGGGCAGGAAGTCACGGCCGGGCAAGTGGCCAGCCGCATGGGGATAACCCAGGCAACGACAACCGCACTCCTGCAGAAGCTGGAATCGGCGGGCATGATCCAGCGCCGGCGCGGTGAGAGAGACCGGCGTCAGGTCTTCCTGTCGCTGACCGAGAGCGGGAAGAAGGCCCTGGCGATCGCCCCCGACGGCGTGCACGCCCGGTTTCAGGAGAAGTTCTCCAGCCTCAAGGACTGGGAGCAGATCATGCTGGTGGCGGCGCTCGAGCGGGTCGCGGACATGCTCGACATGTCCGAACTCGACGCGGCGGCGGTTATCGACCACGTCGCCGAACTGGCCGGAGATGCGCCCTACGAGCCCAGCTAG
- the ehuB gene encoding ectoine/hydroxyectoine ABC transporter substrate-binding protein EhuB, which translates to MTKLGQTAVMALSAILASALASTAVSAASLEDIKKSGSIRIAVANEIPYGYVDPNGDAKGAGPDVAKAIMDKLGVDKIEWVTTNFSSLIPGLQADRFDMVAAEMAIRPDRCKQVLFSEPNSSYGEGLLVAAGNPKGVHAYSDFADKPDLKVAIMAGADQLEMMQKLGVSEGNLVTIAANADAISTVSTGRADAYAATGLTVSGLAGQNDGVEVAGDFVDPVVDGQEVRSWGGFTFASGNEELRDAVNEALAEFKKTDDWSKILTGYGFTQADVDGSGQRTTEQLCTAG; encoded by the coding sequence ATGACCAAACTCGGACAAACCGCAGTCATGGCGCTGTCCGCCATCCTCGCCTCGGCCCTGGCCTCGACCGCCGTCAGCGCCGCGTCCCTCGAGGACATCAAGAAGTCCGGCTCGATCCGCATCGCCGTGGCCAACGAGATTCCCTATGGCTACGTCGATCCCAATGGCGATGCCAAGGGTGCGGGCCCGGATGTGGCCAAGGCCATCATGGACAAGCTCGGCGTCGACAAGATCGAGTGGGTGACCACCAACTTCTCTTCGCTGATCCCCGGCCTCCAGGCCGACCGTTTCGATATGGTCGCGGCCGAAATGGCCATCCGTCCCGATCGCTGCAAGCAGGTGCTCTTCTCCGAGCCCAACAGCTCCTATGGTGAGGGCCTGCTGGTCGCCGCCGGCAATCCGAAGGGCGTCCACGCCTATTCCGATTTCGCCGACAAGCCCGATCTCAAGGTCGCCATCATGGCCGGCGCCGACCAGCTCGAAATGATGCAGAAGCTCGGCGTCTCCGAAGGCAACCTGGTGACCATCGCCGCCAATGCCGACGCCATCTCGACCGTCTCGACCGGCCGCGCCGACGCCTATGCGGCCACGGGCCTCACCGTCAGCGGGCTTGCCGGCCAGAATGACGGCGTGGAAGTGGCCGGCGATTTCGTCGACCCGGTCGTCGATGGCCAGGAGGTGCGCTCCTGGGGTGGCTTCACCTTCGCCTCGGGCAATGAGGAGTTGCGCGACGCGGTGAACGAAGCCCTGGCCGAGTTCAAGAAGACCGACGACTGGTCCAAGATCCTGACCGGTTACGGCTTCACCCAGGCCGACGTTGACGGCTCGGGCCAGCGCACCACCGAACAGCTCTGCACCGCCGGGTAA